In the Telopea speciosissima isolate NSW1024214 ecotype Mountain lineage chromosome 2, Tspe_v1, whole genome shotgun sequence genome, one interval contains:
- the LOC122650701 gene encoding transcription repressor OFP8-like, which yields MGGFKLRLSRMFRASFGSCRSRSVAIFISQIHHESSAEDGFATMEKLRSPELMEQSPCFGFDDAKGRTCPPASPISPLNSYYKLEEFESKRGKIKSKETKQKKNQRSMNNKSRFHFDSSLGESDSGWFSTEESGDETETFLSSKSLSSDSSEIYRRKAAEVRRRRNSEMSHDPFDSGGKLQERIAVVKRSSDPYNDFRTSMAEMIVEKELFVEEDLEKLLQGFLSLNSSHYHKVIIEVFKELWDTLLSN from the coding sequence ATGGGTGGATTCAAACTACGACTCTCTCGCATGTTCCGTGCTTCATTTGGTTCGTGTCGATCACGAAGCGTAGCCATTTTCATCTCTCAAATCCACCATGAATCATCTGCAGAGGATGGTTTCGCAACAATGGAGAAGTTACGGAGTCCAGAATTGATGGAACAAAGCCCATGCTTCGGCTTTGATGATGCTAAAGGAAGAACTTGTCCCCCTGCATCACCCATTTCGCCATTAAATTCATATTACAAGCTTGAGGAATTTGaatcaaaaaggggaaaaattaaGTCAAAGGAAacgaagcagaagaagaatcaGAGATCTATGAACAACAAATCAAGATTTCATTTTGATTCTTCATTAGGAGAAAGTGATAGTGGGTGGTTCAGTACTGAAGAATCTGGAGACGAGACAGAAACGTTTTTATCTTCAAAGAGTTTATCTTCTGATTCTTCCGAGATTTACCGCCGGAAAGCAGCTGAAGTTCGCCGAAGAAGGAATTCTGAAATGAGTCATGACCCGTTTGATTCAGGGGGCAAATTACAAGAAAGGATCGCTGTGGTGAAGCGGTCTAGTGATCCGTATAATGATTTCAGGACATCAATGGCGGAAATGATTGTAGAGAAGGAGTTATTTGTAGAAGAGGATCTGGAGAAGCTTTTACAGGGTTTTCTGAGTTTGAATTCCTCTCATTATCATAAAGTTATTATTGAGGTATTTAAGGAACTATGGGATACTCTGTTATCTAATTGA